In Candidatus Binataceae bacterium, one DNA window encodes the following:
- a CDS encoding glucose 1-dehydrogenase, with protein sequence MGTLDGKVAIITGAARGQGATEARLFVAEGARVMLTDVLPQGDAVAKALGDLAAFAKQDVGSAADWERIVKSTTQRFGRLDILVNNAAIYRMRSLLDTTDEELDEITRVNQRGPLLGMRTVAPAMRAGGGGSIINISSGAGLRGVRNMIAYSTTKWAVRGMTKCAALELAPYRIRVNSVHPGIIETPMLEENPAALNQAMVRATPIGRIGQPEDIARMVLYLASDAAGFITGAEFSVDGGGAV encoded by the coding sequence ATGGGCACGCTTGATGGAAAAGTCGCAATCATCACGGGAGCCGCGCGCGGTCAGGGCGCCACAGAGGCACGGCTATTCGTCGCGGAAGGCGCGCGCGTAATGTTGACCGACGTATTACCGCAGGGCGACGCCGTCGCGAAAGCACTCGGCGACCTCGCGGCTTTTGCAAAGCAAGATGTGGGAAGTGCGGCGGACTGGGAGCGCATCGTCAAATCGACAACCCAGCGCTTTGGCCGACTGGATATCCTGGTCAACAATGCCGCCATCTACAGGATGCGATCGCTGCTCGACACGACCGATGAAGAACTCGACGAGATCACGCGCGTTAACCAGCGCGGACCCCTCTTGGGGATGCGTACGGTGGCGCCCGCAATGCGTGCGGGAGGCGGAGGATCGATCATCAATATCTCGTCGGGCGCGGGACTGAGGGGCGTTCGTAACATGATTGCTTACTCCACGACCAAATGGGCGGTACGCGGAATGACAAAGTGCGCTGCGCTCGAGCTTGCGCCCTATCGCATTCGCGTGAACTCGGTGCATCCGGGCATTATCGAAACTCCAATGCTGGAGGAGAATCCGGCCGCACTGAACCAGGCGATGGTGCGTGCAACTCCGATCGGGCGCATCGGACAGCCAGAAGACATTGCACGGATGGTGCTTTATCTGGCGTCAGACGCGGCCGGCTTCATCACCGGCGCGGAGTTCTCGGTCGACGGCGGCGGAGCGGTCTAG
- a CDS encoding class I SAM-dependent methyltransferase, with protein MSERVSGAIDLAPASRADSLALDLSAGDGLSTRILRQRGWRVIPTERKVSRPGWVAADLISDLPFRSESFDLVLLLEVIEHLPDIPHSLREIARVLKPGGTAIVTTPNRLNVVSRIHYLLTGFYRGRRAPLPHRYRVEDGRNWHVMGLNDFHWMARGYGLKLVALGKSRRKLRAYVFLPLLFPFIVARSWLLYGSGDRDPEQKRLNRDLFRFMTSPSLLMDENILMRFVKTSDSAPRAPCKCA; from the coding sequence ATGAGCGAAAGAGTCAGCGGGGCCATCGATTTGGCGCCGGCTTCGCGTGCCGATTCGCTCGCGCTCGATCTGAGCGCCGGCGATGGGCTTTCGACGCGAATCTTGAGGCAGCGCGGGTGGCGCGTGATCCCGACCGAACGCAAGGTTTCGCGGCCGGGCTGGGTTGCCGCCGACCTGATAAGCGACCTGCCCTTTCGCAGCGAGAGCTTCGACCTGGTACTGCTGCTCGAGGTGATAGAACACCTCCCCGACATTCCGCATTCGCTGCGGGAAATCGCACGCGTGCTCAAGCCCGGCGGCACTGCGATCGTTACGACCCCCAACCGGCTGAATGTGGTCTCGCGCATTCATTACTTGCTGACCGGCTTCTACCGGGGACGAAGGGCTCCGCTGCCTCATCGTTATCGGGTCGAAGATGGTCGTAACTGGCATGTGATGGGCCTCAATGATTTTCACTGGATGGCGCGCGGCTATGGACTCAAACTGGTTGCGCTGGGAAAAAGCCGCCGAAAACTCCGCGCGTATGTATTCCTTCCCCTACTCTTTCCGTTTATCGTTGCGCGTTCGTGGTTACTTTATGGAAGCGGCGACCGGGATCCCGAGCAGAAACGGCTTAATCGCGACTTGTTTCGCTTCATGACGAGTCCGAGCCTACTGATGGATGAAAATATCCTGATGCGATTCGTGAAAACCTCCGACAGCGCGCCCCGCGCGCCGTGCAAATGCGCGTGA
- a CDS encoding valine--tRNA ligase — MELGKTYDPKAAEERWFQTWIDLGYFKADPQREGPIFSMVIPPPNVTGQLHLGHALNATLHDVIVRMRRMQGYNTLWLPGTDHAGIATQNAVEKDLAKDGRNRHQLGRDKFLDRVWQWREEKGGRILQQLRRLGASCDWSRERFTLDAGLSRAVSKVFVELFKRGLIYRDRKLINWCPRCESALSDLEVDHKEVQSSLWFIRYPFADGGGSITVATTRPETMLGDTAVAVSPGDERYQSMVGKTLRLPLIGREIKVIADAAVDPKFGTGAVKVTPGHDFNDFEIGRRHDLEQISVMDTQGRMNENAGVYNGLQREVARTQIVADLRAQGLLEKTEPHRSSVGTCSRCDTVVEPLLSEQWFVRVSEMAQRAMAAVRDGRTTFYPERYRKDFFEWMENIHDWCISRQLWWGHRIPAFRCDRCNHLTVAPERPQKCEECGGTDLVQDEDVLDTWFSSGLWPFSTLGWPDETPELRKYYPTSLLITGFDIIFFWVARMMMLGLEFMDDVPFRDVYITTLVRDEYGKKMTKSKGNVVDPLDLMNQYGTDAVRLTLAQLASQKGDVTLSHERFAAARAFANKVWNAARFAMMNLDGAPRPLPSPGRAQLGLAERWILGRLDATVREVTRAVDAYEFNLAAMAVYTFIWHEFCDWYIELSKEPLKAGGERQAQARWVLVTCFDRMLRVLHPFMPFISEEIWQVLRPYLAEKNLSQHLAVAKFPDAFSESWMSAAETAAMDHCIAATEAINSLRSLLGYHPGQRVRVVIRAAANVNLSAEFAIWKPYALTMAKAESVELVSSNETLPRGAVPAVLPWGEIAVLAPDGFDFAKALGVARKKLDEVVAHHRQHLARLNNPEFQAKAAPEMQDQIRERAAELESQSRLLSEQVRQFERASE; from the coding sequence ATGGAGCTGGGAAAGACATACGACCCAAAGGCAGCCGAGGAGCGATGGTTTCAGACCTGGATTGATCTCGGCTACTTCAAAGCGGATCCGCAACGCGAGGGACCAATTTTTTCGATGGTCATTCCGCCACCCAACGTCACCGGGCAGCTGCATCTGGGTCACGCGCTGAACGCGACCCTTCACGATGTGATCGTGCGCATGCGCCGGATGCAGGGTTACAACACGCTGTGGTTGCCCGGCACCGACCACGCGGGCATCGCCACCCAGAACGCAGTCGAAAAAGATCTGGCCAAGGACGGCAGAAATCGCCATCAACTTGGCCGCGACAAATTTCTCGATCGCGTGTGGCAGTGGCGAGAGGAGAAAGGCGGGCGAATTCTCCAGCAGCTCCGCCGCCTGGGCGCCTCCTGCGATTGGAGCCGCGAGCGCTTCACCCTCGATGCGGGTCTCTCGCGGGCGGTGAGCAAGGTCTTCGTGGAGCTTTTCAAACGCGGTCTGATCTACCGCGACCGCAAGCTCATCAATTGGTGCCCGCGCTGCGAGAGTGCGCTGTCCGATCTCGAGGTCGACCACAAGGAAGTCCAATCGAGCTTGTGGTTTATCCGCTATCCGTTTGCAGATGGCGGCGGGTCGATTACGGTTGCGACGACGCGTCCCGAGACGATGCTGGGCGATACCGCGGTCGCGGTTAGTCCTGGCGACGAGCGCTACCAATCGATGGTCGGCAAGACACTGCGCCTGCCCTTGATCGGACGCGAAATCAAAGTCATCGCCGACGCGGCGGTGGATCCTAAGTTCGGCACCGGGGCGGTCAAGGTCACGCCGGGACACGACTTCAATGATTTCGAAATCGGTAGGCGGCATGACCTCGAGCAGATTTCCGTCATGGACACGCAGGGCCGGATGAACGAGAACGCAGGCGTATACAACGGTCTCCAGCGAGAAGTGGCGCGTACGCAGATCGTCGCAGACCTGCGCGCGCAGGGGTTGCTCGAAAAGACCGAGCCGCACCGCAGCAGCGTCGGTACCTGCTCGCGCTGCGATACGGTCGTGGAACCGCTTCTGTCCGAGCAGTGGTTCGTGCGCGTGAGCGAGATGGCTCAACGGGCCATGGCGGCGGTCCGCGACGGGCGCACTACCTTCTACCCCGAGCGGTACAGGAAGGACTTCTTTGAATGGATGGAAAACATCCACGACTGGTGCATCTCGCGCCAACTGTGGTGGGGCCATCGGATTCCCGCTTTTCGTTGCGACCGCTGTAACCATCTGACCGTTGCGCCGGAGCGCCCACAAAAATGCGAGGAATGCGGCGGGACCGACCTGGTTCAGGACGAAGATGTTCTCGACACCTGGTTCAGCTCGGGGTTGTGGCCCTTCTCGACCCTCGGGTGGCCCGATGAAACGCCCGAGCTGCGCAAGTACTACCCCACCAGCCTGCTGATAACCGGTTTCGACATCATTTTCTTCTGGGTCGCGCGGATGATGATGTTGGGTCTCGAATTTATGGACGACGTGCCGTTCCGCGACGTGTACATAACCACGCTGGTACGTGACGAGTACGGCAAGAAGATGACCAAGTCCAAGGGCAACGTGGTCGACCCCCTGGACTTGATGAACCAGTACGGCACCGATGCGGTACGCCTGACCCTGGCGCAGCTCGCCAGTCAAAAAGGGGACGTAACCCTTTCTCACGAGCGTTTTGCCGCGGCGCGCGCCTTCGCCAACAAGGTCTGGAACGCCGCGCGCTTCGCGATGATGAACCTCGATGGGGCGCCACGGCCGCTACCATCACCCGGCCGCGCACAACTCGGTTTGGCGGAACGTTGGATTCTTGGGCGCCTCGACGCGACGGTCCGCGAAGTTACGCGCGCCGTCGACGCATACGAGTTCAACCTTGCAGCGATGGCGGTCTATACCTTCATCTGGCATGAGTTCTGTGACTGGTACATCGAGCTGTCAAAAGAGCCCCTCAAAGCGGGCGGCGAGCGGCAGGCGCAGGCTCGCTGGGTGCTCGTGACCTGCTTCGATCGGATGCTCCGTGTGCTGCATCCCTTCATGCCATTCATCAGCGAAGAGATCTGGCAGGTGCTGCGACCTTACCTGGCGGAGAAAAACTTAAGCCAGCATTTGGCGGTCGCGAAATTTCCGGATGCGTTCTCGGAGTCATGGATGAGCGCCGCCGAGACCGCAGCGATGGATCATTGCATCGCCGCGACCGAAGCGATCAACTCGCTGCGCTCGCTGCTCGGCTATCATCCGGGGCAGCGCGTGCGCGTAGTCATCCGGGCCGCAGCCAACGTCAACCTGAGCGCGGAATTTGCGATCTGGAAACCCTATGCGCTCACGATGGCGAAGGCCGAGAGTGTGGAGTTAGTCTCGTCGAATGAAACCCTGCCTCGGGGCGCGGTACCGGCCGTACTACCATGGGGTGAAATTGCGGTGCTAGCTCCCGATGGGTTCGATTTTGCAAAGGCGCTTGGGGTCGCCCGGAAGAAGCTTGACGAAGTCGTCGCGCATCACCGCCAGCATCTGGCTCGGTTGAACAATCCGGAGTTCCAGGCGAAGGCCGCGCCGGAAATGCAGGACCAGATTCGCGAGAGGGCTGCGGAACTGGAAAGCCAATCTCGCCTGCTAAGCGAACAGGTGCGACAATTCGAAAGGGCCTCCGAATAG
- a CDS encoding glycosyltransferase, whose translation MTLTIVIATYNRADQLARLLASLGGQMRDGDELMIAENGTPQPVKVPPNAPPLKHLHEPRGGKCRSQNRAIAESHGEVVVLLDDDLTVQAGYLDAVERFFTQNPEFAAMAGRILPAEDPEAKVGANWIYLDLPIFDRGDRVVEVPGALGANMAFRRTALDAVGLFDERLGPGAAGHEEETEMSQRLRRKGLRIGYAPEAVVYHEVDPRRADRDRFIRISRERGRCRMLHETHSALEVIMKNAIAWTRLSMARSLHASLPRIAREERRLAVAHGMFDGLGLQPK comes from the coding sequence GTGACTCTCACAATTGTCATTGCGACCTACAACCGCGCCGACCAGCTCGCCCGATTGTTGGCCAGTCTCGGCGGCCAGATGCGTGACGGCGATGAGCTGATGATCGCGGAGAACGGAACCCCGCAGCCGGTCAAAGTTCCTCCGAACGCCCCGCCGCTGAAGCATCTTCACGAGCCACGCGGCGGAAAATGCCGAAGCCAAAATCGAGCTATTGCAGAGTCGCACGGCGAGGTAGTGGTTCTGCTTGATGACGACCTTACAGTTCAGGCGGGTTATCTTGACGCGGTCGAGCGATTTTTCACTCAGAATCCAGAGTTCGCCGCGATGGCCGGACGGATCCTGCCCGCGGAAGATCCGGAGGCAAAGGTCGGCGCCAACTGGATATATCTGGATCTGCCCATCTTTGATCGCGGCGACCGGGTAGTCGAAGTGCCGGGCGCCCTTGGAGCCAATATGGCCTTCCGTCGCACGGCTCTCGATGCAGTTGGGCTCTTCGATGAACGTCTGGGACCCGGCGCGGCTGGACACGAAGAAGAAACCGAAATGTCTCAGCGCTTGCGGCGCAAGGGACTACGTATTGGCTACGCGCCCGAGGCAGTGGTCTACCACGAGGTCGATCCACGGCGCGCCGATCGCGACCGGTTCATAAGAATTTCGCGCGAGCGAGGCCGCTGCCGGATGCTCCATGAAACGCACTCGGCCCTCGAAGTGATCATGAAAAATGCGATCGCTTGGACGCGGCTCAGCATGGCGCGTTCGCTACACGCGAGTCTGCCACGAATCGCCCGGGAAGAGCGGCGGCTAGCAGTGGCCCACGGTATGTTCGACGGCCTCGGTCTCCAACCCAAATAA
- the nadC gene encoding carboxylating nicotinate-nucleotide diphosphorylase has protein sequence MELVSFTELDSAIERALAEDVGHGDLTTQATVPSGKRGRARIIVKEPEMIFAGGFIFARVFAMTDSQPQVIRVAEEGSRVKSRMVVGEYAGELAGLLTGERVALNFVQLLSGVATLTNKFVEAVAGTAAKIIDTRKTHPGLRALEKYAVRTGGGHNHRFGLDSGILIKDNHIAAAGSITRAIDRARRFAPHTLLVEVECETLEQVEEACRASADAILLDNMTVDEIRRARSKAGAGIRLEVSGNVTLETVRSIAEAGVDLISVGALTHSARAMDLSMRIEDA, from the coding sequence ATGGAACTTGTAAGCTTCACTGAGCTCGACAGCGCAATCGAACGCGCCCTGGCCGAGGACGTTGGTCACGGAGATCTCACCACTCAGGCGACGGTTCCCAGCGGGAAACGCGGACGGGCACGAATAATTGTCAAGGAGCCCGAGATGATCTTCGCCGGCGGGTTCATCTTCGCGCGCGTGTTCGCGATGACCGACTCGCAACCCCAAGTGATAAGGGTCGCGGAGGAAGGGTCCCGGGTTAAGTCCCGCATGGTAGTTGGAGAGTACGCGGGCGAACTCGCCGGTTTGCTGACCGGCGAGCGCGTCGCGCTGAATTTCGTTCAACTGCTCTCCGGAGTAGCAACTCTGACCAATAAGTTCGTTGAGGCGGTGGCAGGCACCGCTGCGAAGATCATCGATACGCGCAAGACCCATCCAGGCCTGCGCGCCCTAGAGAAATACGCGGTACGGACCGGCGGCGGGCATAATCACCGCTTCGGACTCGACAGCGGAATTTTGATCAAGGACAACCATATTGCTGCCGCGGGTTCGATAACCCGGGCAATCGACCGCGCGCGCAGATTTGCTCCGCACACCCTCCTGGTTGAGGTCGAGTGCGAGACGCTCGAGCAGGTGGAGGAGGCGTGCAGAGCAAGCGCCGATGCGATCCTCCTGGACAACATGACGGTCGATGAAATCCGCCGCGCGCGGAGCAAGGCGGGGGCCGGGATCAGGCTGGAAGTGTCCGGCAACGTGACCCTCGAGACTGTCAGGTCGATCGCCGAGGCCGGGGTCGATTTGATTTCGGTGGGAGCGCTAACCCATTCGGCGCGTGCGATGGATCTCAGCATGAGAATCGAAGACGCCTGA
- a CDS encoding biotin--[acetyl-CoA-carboxylase] ligase yields MSSANPYQSLENGEPGRIGCRIHYFEELDSTQQTARAFAADGAAQGTVVIAELQTAGRGRLGRSWHSPAGVNLYATTILRPAIALPEVPRLSLMAGVAAAQALEREAHGLVSLKWPNDVWLKGRKCGGIIAEALTNSGQKLDCVLLGIGINVNLAEGDIPPELRDKATSLRIAVGHPCDRIAIANSLFTLLDYRYMEIVTRGFAAVRPEWERFSALTGRRVTVVDGPRRESGVVRGIDAEGALLLDVGNVMRRILAGDVSLEGTYD; encoded by the coding sequence ATGAGTTCCGCCAACCCATATCAGTCGCTCGAAAACGGAGAGCCGGGCCGAATTGGATGTCGGATCCATTACTTCGAGGAACTCGATTCCACTCAGCAGACCGCTCGTGCGTTCGCGGCCGACGGCGCCGCGCAGGGCACGGTTGTCATTGCGGAGCTGCAGACGGCGGGACGCGGCAGGTTGGGTCGGTCGTGGCATTCGCCTGCGGGGGTGAATCTCTACGCTACGACCATCCTGCGTCCCGCGATCGCGCTCCCCGAGGTTCCTCGGCTTAGCCTCATGGCCGGGGTCGCCGCGGCGCAGGCGCTGGAGCGCGAGGCTCACGGGCTAGTGTCCCTCAAATGGCCCAACGATGTGTGGCTCAAGGGACGCAAATGCGGCGGCATCATCGCGGAGGCACTCACCAACTCCGGCCAGAAACTCGACTGTGTGTTGCTGGGAATCGGGATCAACGTGAATCTCGCCGAGGGCGACATTCCTCCGGAGCTGCGCGATAAGGCAACCTCACTACGCATTGCGGTGGGCCATCCGTGTGACCGAATCGCCATTGCGAATTCGCTTTTCACCCTGCTCGACTATCGCTATATGGAAATCGTGACGCGCGGCTTCGCTGCCGTCCGCCCCGAGTGGGAACGCTTTTCGGCCTTGACCGGGAGGCGGGTGACGGTGGTTGATGGCCCTCGGCGCGAGTCCGGCGTGGTGCGCGGAATCGATGCCGAGGGCGCGCTGCTCCTCGATGTGGGAAAC